A window of Nomascus leucogenys isolate Asia chromosome X, Asia_NLE_v1, whole genome shotgun sequence contains these coding sequences:
- the POU3F4 gene encoding POU domain, class 3, transcription factor 4, with the protein MATAASNPYSILSSTSLVHADSAGMQQGSPFRNPQKLLQSDYLQGVPSNGHPLGHHWVTSLSDGGPWSSTLATSPLDQQDVKPVREDLQLGAIIHHRSPHVAHHSPHTNHPNAWGASPAPNPSITSSGQPLNVYSQPGFTVSGMLEHGGLTPPPAAASAQSLHPVLREPPDHGELGSHHCQDHSDEETPTSDELEQFAKQFKQRRIKLGFTQADVGLALGTLYGNVFSQTTICRFEALQLSFKNMCKLKPLLNKWLEEADSSTGSPTSIDKIAAQGRKRKKRTSIEVSVKGVLETHFLKCPKPAAQEISSLADSLQLEKEVVRVWFCNRRQKEKRMTPPGDQQPHEVYSHTVKTDTSCHDL; encoded by the coding sequence ATGGCCACAGCTGCCTCGAATCCCTACAGCATTCTCAGTTCCACCTCCCTAGTCCATGCGGACTCTGCGGGCATGCAGCAGGGGAGTCCTTTCCGCAACCCTCAGAAACTTCTCCAAAGTGATTACTTGCAGGGAGTTCCCAGCAATGGGCATCCCCTCGGGCATCACTGGGTGACCAGTCTGAGCGACGGGGGCCCATGGTCCTCCACACTGGCCACCAGCCCCCTGGACCAGCAGGACGTGAAGCCCGTGCGCGAAGACCTGCAACTGGGTGCGATCATCCATCACCGCTCGCCACACGTAGCCCACCACTCACCGCACACTAACCACCCCAACGCCTGGGGGGCGAGCCCGGCACCGAACCCGTCTATCACGTCAAGCGGCCAACCCCTCAACGTGTACTCGCAGCCTGGTTTCACCGTGAGCGGCATGCTGGAACACGGGGGACTCACCCCACCTCCAGCTGCTGCCTCTGCACAGAGCCTGCACCCGGTGCTCCGAGAGCCCCCGGATCACGGCGAACTGGGCTCGCACCATTGCCAGGATCACTCCGACGAGGAGACGCCAACCTCTGATGAGTTGGAACAGTTCGCCAAACAATTCAAACAAAGAAGAATCAAGTTGGGCTTCACGCAGGCCGACGTGGGGTTGGCGCTGGGCACACTGTATGGTAACGTGTTCTCGCAGACCACCATCTGCAGGTTCGAGGCCTTGCAGCTGAGCTTCAAAAATATGTGCAAGCTGAAGCCCCTGCTGAACAAGTGGCTGGAGGAGGCGGATTCGTCCACAGGGAGCCCGACCAGCATTGACAAGATCGCTGCACAGGGCCGCAAGCGCAAGAAGCGGACCTCCATCGAGGTGAGTGTCAAGGGCGTACTGGAGACGCATTTCCTCAAGTGTCCCAAGCCTGCCGCGCAGGAGATCTCCTCGCTGGCAGACAGCCTCCAGTTGGAGAAAGAAGTGGTGCGTGTCTGGTTCTGTAATcgaagacaaaaagagaaaagaatgactCCGCCAGGGGATCAGCAGCCGCATGAGGTTTATTCGCACACCGTGAAAACAGACACATCTTGCCATGATCTCTGA